Proteins encoded in a region of the bacterium genome:
- a CDS encoding ABC transporter permease, translated as MAETGWHRTVRRFRSTPMSMLGLLIVALFVVLALLAPFLTHPTERNPFMIPHEGYASDPHPPSPRHPFGTTEEQFDLYYGVIWGARTAFIVALTVVASAVVVALLLGSLSGFYGGWIDEVVMRVTDIFLAFPGLILAVVIVAVLGQNVRNAIIAIAIVEWPTYTRLLRGEFLRVRDIEFVQAARALGAGDLRIIGRHVIPNTLYPMLILASLNIGSIVITFAALSFLGLGAPPGYADWGQLINLSHNWIAGTPGHAFVFWYTLIVPGAAIFLFVLGWNLLGDAFRDIFDPRLQGSR; from the coding sequence ATGGCGGAGACCGGCTGGCACCGGACGGTCCGGCGGTTTCGCTCGACCCCGATGTCGATGCTGGGCCTGTTGATCGTCGCGTTGTTCGTCGTCCTGGCGCTGCTGGCCCCATTTCTCACGCACCCGACCGAGCGGAACCCATTCATGATCCCACACGAGGGGTACGCGAGCGATCCCCATCCGCCGAGCCCGCGCCATCCCTTCGGGACGACGGAGGAGCAGTTCGACCTCTACTACGGAGTCATCTGGGGGGCCCGCACCGCGTTCATCGTCGCGCTCACCGTCGTCGCCTCCGCGGTCGTCGTCGCGCTCCTTCTCGGGAGTCTGAGCGGCTTTTACGGCGGATGGATCGACGAGGTCGTGATGCGGGTCACCGATATCTTCCTGGCCTTCCCCGGGTTGATCCTGGCCGTCGTGATCGTCGCGGTGCTGGGACAGAACGTGCGGAACGCCATCATCGCGATCGCGATTGTGGAGTGGCCGACCTACACACGGCTCCTTCGGGGCGAGTTCCTGCGGGTCCGGGATATCGAGTTTGTGCAGGCGGCCCGCGCGCTCGGGGCCGGTGATCTTCGCATTATCGGCCGGCACGTGATTCCGAACACGCTCTATCCGATGCTGATCCTCGCCTCGCTGAACATCGGGAGCATCGTGATCACCTTTGCCGCGCTCTCGTTCCTGGGCCTGGGCGCGCCTCCCGGGTATGCCGACTGGGGGCAGCTCATCAACCTCTCTCACAACTGGATCGCGGGCACCCCGGGCCACGCCTTCGTGTTCTGGTATACGCTGATCGTGCCGGGCGCCGCGATCTTCCTGTTCGTCCTTGGGTGGAACCTGCTCGGGGACGCGTTCCGCGACATCTTCGACCCGCGCCTTCAGGGAAGCCGGTAG